The following are from one region of the Desulfomonilaceae bacterium genome:
- a CDS encoding ABC transporter permease, with protein MFLEDLATVSLRQIYRNRRRYKSVIIGISVGIAGIIVVLTMGDSVEQNLGQNLELLGSATIVKASFDFTKSKRKHGGQYFPKDIEDIKKLPGVKSVSPAVLSFPTFSYKLNKMGGRLMGVEENFFDTIHIPMARGRIIDSDDVAWFSSVCVVGDEIVRTLFPDDEDPLGKRISIGGHLFRIIGIIGGVEDPSFLNTVIIPISVARSRFADMYDVRNIYVRAINWDVVSQLHKDLYKLLKANQPGYAESMDVRSFPERIKTIQHAVLLVKVFLYSSLMVTVVLGGIGIMNVMLSAVRERTKEIGLRKSVGATEKMILSQFIFESISISLTGALLGILLGFVSVQILKGVFQTSPAYGVFALSVLGGVLFGVRLGIASGILPAIKASRLDPAESMRFE; from the coding sequence ATGTTTCTAGAAGACTTAGCGACAGTATCATTAAGGCAGATATACAGAAACAGAAGACGTTACAAGAGTGTCATCATAGGAATTTCGGTAGGAATTGCAGGAATAATCGTGGTTCTTACTATGGGTGATTCAGTAGAGCAGAATCTTGGTCAGAATCTGGAATTACTAGGAAGCGCAACGATAGTAAAGGCAAGTTTTGACTTCACGAAAAGCAAAAGGAAGCACGGGGGACAATATTTTCCTAAAGATATTGAAGACATAAAAAAGCTTCCTGGTGTCAAATCAGTTTCTCCTGCGGTGCTTAGTTTCCCAACATTTTCGTATAAGCTAAACAAGATGGGAGGTCGACTGATGGGCGTGGAGGAGAATTTTTTCGACACAATCCATATCCCTATGGCCAGGGGGAGAATAATCGATTCGGATGATGTCGCGTGGTTTAGCAGTGTATGTGTAGTTGGTGACGAGATAGTCCGGACTCTTTTTCCAGACGATGAGGACCCGCTAGGAAAGAGGATTTCTATAGGTGGCCACTTGTTTAGAATCATAGGAATTATAGGCGGTGTTGAGGACCCTTCATTCCTGAACACCGTTATAATTCCTATTTCTGTGGCTCGGTCACGGTTCGCGGATATGTATGATGTGAGAAATATTTATGTTCGGGCGATAAATTGGGATGTTGTGTCTCAACTCCATAAAGATTTGTACAAACTTCTTAAAGCCAATCAACCGGGCTATGCTGAATCGATGGATGTCAGATCTTTTCCTGAGCGCATCAAGACCATTCAGCACGCCGTATTACTGGTTAAGGTCTTTTTATATTCTTCGTTAATGGTAACCGTGGTGCTCGGTGGGATCGGAATCATGAATGTCATGCTGTCCGCCGTGAGAGAGCGGACAAAAGAAATCGGGCTCCGCAAATCAGTTGGAGCTACTGAAAAAATGATTTTGTCCCAGTTTATTTTTGAATCTATCTCTATAAGTTTGACTGGGGCTCTGTTGGGAATATTGTTGGGATTTGTTTCCGTTCAAATTCTTAAAGGAGTATTCCAGACTTCTCCAGCCTACGGGGTATTTGCCTTGAGTGTGTTGGGAGGAGTGCTTTTCGGTGTTAGGCTCGGAATCGCCTCGGGGATTCTTCCAGCAATAAAGGCCAGTCGGCTTGACCCGGCAGAATCAATGCGTTTCGAATAG